Proteins encoded by one window of Massilia sp. NR 4-1:
- the cmk gene encoding (d)CMP kinase produces MPTSQIPVITIDGPTASGKGTVAQRVADKLGYHLLDSGALYRLTALQALRRGTDLGDEHALAKLAEHLHISFTGGDIFLSHENVSDAIRAEEVGNTASKIAALPAVRQALFGLQLGFRKAPGLVADGRDMGTVIFPHATLKVFLTASVEARAERRHKQLIAKGIPANMEGLLMDLKARDDRDTHRAIAPLVPAEGAHVLDTSNMTADEAVVQVLAWYAAIGK; encoded by the coding sequence ATGCCTACATCGCAGATTCCTGTTATTACCATCGACGGCCCGACCGCCTCCGGCAAGGGCACCGTGGCCCAGCGCGTGGCCGACAAGCTCGGCTACCACCTGCTCGACTCGGGCGCGCTGTACCGCCTGACCGCGCTGCAGGCGCTGCGCCGCGGCACCGACCTGGGCGACGAGCACGCGCTGGCCAAGCTGGCCGAACATCTGCACATCAGTTTCACGGGCGGGGACATTTTCCTCTCGCACGAGAATGTGAGCGACGCCATCCGCGCCGAAGAGGTTGGCAATACGGCATCGAAAATCGCCGCCTTGCCGGCCGTGCGCCAGGCCCTGTTCGGCCTGCAGCTGGGCTTTCGCAAGGCGCCCGGCCTGGTGGCGGACGGCCGCGATATGGGGACGGTGATCTTCCCGCACGCCACGCTCAAGGTGTTTTTGACTGCCAGCGTCGAGGCGCGCGCCGAGCGCCGCCATAAGCAATTGATTGCCAAGGGAATTCCTGCTAATATGGAAGGTCTCTTGATGGATTTGAAAGCGCGCGACGACCGGGATACCCACCGGGCCATCGCGCCGCTGGTCCCCGCAGAGGGGGCGCACGTGCTCGATACCTCGAACATGACGGCTGACGAAGCCGTGGTTCAGGTGCTGGCCTGGTATGCGGCCATCGGGAAATAA
- the rpsA gene encoding 30S ribosomal protein S1 has protein sequence MESFAALFEESLSRQDMRSGEVISAEVVRLDHNFVIVNAGLKSEAFIPVEEFKNDQGELEVKVGDFVSVAIESLENGFGDTILSRDKAKRLASWLALEKAMESGEIVVGTVNGKVKGGLTVLTNGIRAFLPGSLVDTRPVKDTTPFEGKTLEFKVIKLDRKRNNVVLSRRAVIEASMGEERQKLMETLKEGTVVTGVVKNITDYGAFVDLGGIDGLLHITDLAWRRVRHPSEVLTVGQEITAKVLKYDQEKNRVSLGVKQLGDDPWTGLSRRYPQGTRLFGKVTNLTDYGAFVEVEQGIEGLVHVSEMDWTNKNVAPNKVVQLGDEVEVMVLEIDEERRRISLGMKQCKANPWDDFGMTHKKGDKVKGAIKSITDFGVFIGLAGNIDGLVHLSDLSWTESGEEAVRKFKKGDELEAVVLAIDVERERVSLGVKQLEGDPFNNFAAMNDKGSLVTGTVKSVEPKGAVIQLSEEVEGYLRASEISRDRVEDAGTHLKVGDSVEALVINIDRKARSIQLSIKAKDNAETAEAMQKMAADSSAASGTTSLGALLKAKFDNKN, from the coding sequence ATGGAAAGTTTCGCAGCCCTCTTCGAAGAGTCCTTGTCCCGTCAGGATATGCGCTCCGGCGAAGTGATTTCCGCTGAAGTCGTGCGTCTGGACCACAACTTTGTGATCGTCAACGCCGGCCTGAAATCGGAAGCTTTCATCCCTGTTGAAGAATTCAAGAATGACCAGGGCGAACTGGAAGTCAAAGTTGGTGACTTCGTTTCCGTGGCCATCGAATCGCTGGAAAACGGTTTCGGCGATACCATCCTGTCGCGCGACAAAGCCAAGCGTCTGGCTTCGTGGCTGGCACTGGAAAAAGCAATGGAATCCGGCGAAATCGTCGTGGGTACCGTCAATGGTAAAGTTAAGGGCGGCCTGACCGTTCTGACCAATGGCATCCGCGCTTTCCTGCCAGGTTCGCTGGTGGATACCCGTCCAGTCAAGGACACCACCCCATTCGAAGGCAAAACCCTCGAATTCAAAGTTATCAAACTGGACCGTAAGCGTAACAACGTCGTTCTGTCCCGCCGCGCCGTGATCGAAGCTTCGATGGGCGAAGAGCGTCAGAAACTGATGGAAACGCTGAAAGAAGGCACCGTGGTGACCGGCGTGGTGAAAAACATCACCGACTACGGCGCGTTCGTGGACCTGGGCGGCATCGACGGCCTGCTGCACATCACCGACCTGGCATGGCGTCGCGTGCGTCACCCATCCGAAGTGCTGACCGTGGGTCAGGAAATCACCGCCAAAGTGCTGAAATACGATCAAGAGAAGAACCGTGTTTCGCTGGGCGTGAAACAGCTGGGCGACGACCCATGGACCGGTCTGTCCCGTCGCTACCCGCAAGGCACCCGTCTGTTCGGCAAAGTCACCAACCTGACCGACTACGGCGCGTTCGTGGAAGTGGAACAAGGCATCGAAGGTCTGGTGCACGTGTCCGAAATGGATTGGACCAACAAAAACGTGGCGCCGAACAAAGTTGTTCAGCTGGGCGACGAAGTGGAAGTCATGGTTCTGGAAATCGACGAAGAGCGTCGTCGTATTTCGCTGGGCATGAAACAGTGCAAAGCCAACCCATGGGATGACTTCGGCATGACCCACAAGAAAGGTGACAAAGTCAAAGGCGCGATCAAATCGATCACCGACTTCGGCGTGTTCATCGGTCTGGCCGGCAACATCGACGGCCTGGTGCACCTGTCCGACCTGTCCTGGACCGAGTCCGGCGAAGAAGCCGTGCGCAAGTTCAAGAAAGGCGACGAGCTGGAAGCCGTGGTTCTGGCCATCGACGTCGAGCGCGAGCGCGTTTCCCTGGGCGTGAAGCAGCTGGAAGGCGACCCATTCAACAACTTCGCCGCCATGAACGACAAAGGTTCGCTGGTGACCGGCACGGTGAAATCGGTTGAGCCAAAAGGCGCCGTGATCCAGCTGTCCGAAGAAGTTGAAGGCTACCTGCGCGCTTCCGAAATCTCCCGCGACCGCGTGGAAGATGCCGGCACCCACCTGAAAGTGGGCGATTCCGTGGAAGCCCTGGTCATCAACATCGACCGCAAAGCACGCAGCATCCAGCTGTCGATCAAGGCTAAAGACAATGCCGAGACCGCAGAAGCTATGCAGAAGATGGCAGCTGACAGCAGCGCCGCCTCCGGCACCACCAGCCTGGGCGCCCTGCTGAAAGCCAAGTTCGACAACAAGAACTAA
- the hisC gene encoding histidinol-phosphate transaminase produces the protein MSKQFGPDYVRAIAPYQAGKPISEVAREFGLDEANIVKLASNENPFGVPESAKQAMAQAAAELGRYPDANGYELKVALSKRYDVPMEWITLGNGSNDILEIAAHAFVEAGQSIVYSQYSFAVYALATQGVGARHIAVPAKAHGHDLDAMGAAIQDDTRLVFIANPNNPTGTFVKGAEIEAFLKKVPSHVVVVLDEAYNEFLSKEDQYESAAWVKQYPNLLVSRTFSKAYGLAGLRVGFGLAQPGITEMMNRIRQPFNVNSLAQAAAIAALNDKEFLDKSAQNNAAGYQQFVEAFQQMGLEYVPSHGNFVLVKVGNDLAAGARVNLALLKQGVIVRPVGNYGLPEWLRISIGLPQENAILIAALQKALAGTRAE, from the coding sequence ATGTCCAAGCAATTCGGTCCTGACTACGTTCGCGCCATCGCCCCCTATCAAGCCGGCAAACCGATCTCCGAAGTGGCGCGCGAGTTCGGCCTCGACGAGGCCAACATCGTCAAACTGGCGTCCAATGAAAATCCTTTCGGCGTGCCGGAATCGGCCAAGCAGGCCATGGCGCAAGCCGCCGCTGAACTGGGCCGCTATCCCGACGCCAACGGCTACGAGCTGAAAGTGGCGCTGTCCAAGCGCTATGACGTGCCGATGGAGTGGATCACGCTCGGCAACGGTTCCAACGACATCCTGGAAATCGCCGCCCACGCCTTCGTGGAAGCCGGCCAGTCCATCGTCTATTCGCAGTATTCCTTCGCCGTGTACGCGCTGGCCACTCAGGGCGTCGGCGCGCGCCACATCGCCGTGCCGGCCAAGGCCCACGGCCACGATCTGGACGCCATGGGCGCCGCCATCCAGGACGATACCCGCCTGGTCTTCATCGCCAATCCGAACAATCCGACCGGCACCTTCGTCAAGGGCGCCGAGATCGAAGCCTTCCTGAAAAAAGTGCCGTCGCACGTGGTGGTGGTGCTGGACGAGGCCTACAACGAATTCCTGTCCAAGGAAGACCAGTACGAATCGGCGGCCTGGGTCAAGCAATACCCCAACCTGCTGGTGTCGCGCACCTTCTCCAAAGCCTACGGCCTGGCCGGCCTGCGCGTCGGCTTCGGCCTGGCGCAGCCGGGCATCACCGAGATGATGAACCGCATCCGCCAGCCCTTCAATGTGAACTCCCTGGCCCAGGCCGCGGCGATTGCCGCGCTGAACGACAAGGAATTCCTGGACAAGAGCGCGCAGAACAACGCCGCCGGCTACCAGCAGTTCGTGGAAGCCTTCCAGCAAATGGGCCTGGAGTACGTGCCGTCGCACGGCAACTTCGTGCTGGTCAAGGTCGGCAACGATCTGGCGGCCGGCGCGCGCGTCAACCTGGCGCTGCTGAAGCAGGGTGTGATCGTGCGTCCGGTGGGTAATTACGGCCTGCCCGAGTGGCTGCGCATTTCCATCGGCCTGCCGCAGGAAAACGCCATCCTGATCGCGGCGCTGCAAAAGGCTTTAGCGGGGACCCGTGCTGAATAA
- a CDS encoding lipopolysaccharide assembly LapA domain-containing protein: MKILSTVFGVVLFVLFFGFALKNTQEVDLHFFLNYELRGPLVLMLLGFFVAGAALGVLALTPTVFRHRREASKQKTTIQSLQSSALQAATPTPPDSVNVQQ; this comes from the coding sequence ATGAAAATCTTATCAACGGTATTCGGTGTTGTACTTTTCGTCCTGTTCTTTGGTTTTGCACTGAAAAACACCCAGGAAGTGGATCTGCACTTCTTCCTCAATTATGAGTTGCGCGGCCCCCTGGTGCTGATGCTGCTCGGCTTCTTTGTTGCCGGCGCGGCCCTCGGCGTGCTCGCCCTGACCCCGACCGTCTTCCGCCACCGGCGCGAAGCGAGCAAACAAAAGACCACCATCCAGTCGCTGCAGTCGTCGGCCCTGCAGGCCGCCACCCCGACCCCGCCGGACAGCGTCAACGTGCAGCAGTAA
- a CDS encoding integration host factor subunit beta, whose product MTKSELINRLAERYSQLVAKDAEYAVKTILDAMTGALASGQRIEIRGFGSFALNSRPPRIGRNPKSGDKVMVPEKRVPHFKPGKQLRERVDAMVGQPIIED is encoded by the coding sequence ATGACCAAGTCCGAATTGATCAACCGCCTGGCTGAGCGTTATTCTCAGCTGGTGGCCAAAGATGCGGAGTATGCCGTCAAGACCATTCTCGACGCGATGACCGGCGCCCTGGCGAGCGGTCAACGCATCGAGATCCGCGGTTTTGGCAGCTTTGCTCTGAATAGCCGGCCGCCGCGCATTGGCCGCAATCCGAAGTCCGGCGACAAGGTGATGGTCCCTGAAAAACGGGTGCCCCACTTCAAGCCGGGCAAGCAGTTGCGTGAGCGGGTCGATGCGATGGTCGGGCAGCCGATCATCGAGGACTGA
- the lapB gene encoding lipopolysaccharide assembly protein LapB → MDFELWWLLGIPAFFALGWIAARVDIRQLVSESRTLPRGYFKGLNHLLNEQPDKAIDSFIEIVKLDPETVELHFALGNLFRRRGETERAIRVHQNLLSRPDLPAEERAHAEYELGQDYLKAGLLDRAEETYKRLIGSSYEVQARRALLEIFQREKEWERAIEAAVALQEAGAGNRQKEISQFYCELAQDALVRMHPEDAMPLLDKAVQADRSSVRATILVGDVQLAQGDVAGALATWRRVEHQSVPHTALLAQRLMDGYRKLGKAEEGVSLLKSYLEQASSIDLLEVVFKAVIELDGVEAAKQLVVAELRRTPTLLGLDKLLEARMMDAPANVVSELSLVQNLVHSYTTRLARYQCGHCGFKARQFYWHCPGCSRWDSYPPRRSEELNVMN, encoded by the coding sequence ATGGATTTTGAACTCTGGTGGTTACTGGGCATTCCGGCCTTCTTCGCGCTGGGCTGGATCGCCGCGCGCGTCGACATCCGGCAGCTGGTGTCCGAGTCGCGCACCCTGCCGCGCGGCTATTTCAAGGGCCTCAATCATCTGCTCAACGAGCAGCCCGACAAGGCCATCGATTCCTTCATCGAAATCGTCAAGCTCGACCCGGAAACGGTGGAGCTGCATTTCGCGCTCGGCAATCTGTTCCGCCGCCGCGGCGAGACCGAGCGCGCCATCCGCGTCCACCAGAACCTGCTGTCGCGCCCCGACCTGCCGGCCGAGGAGCGCGCCCATGCCGAATATGAGCTGGGCCAGGATTACCTGAAAGCCGGCCTGCTGGACCGCGCCGAGGAAACCTATAAGCGCCTGATCGGCAGCTCCTACGAAGTGCAGGCGCGGCGCGCCTTGCTGGAGATTTTCCAGCGCGAGAAAGAGTGGGAGCGCGCCATCGAAGCGGCCGTCGCCCTGCAGGAAGCCGGCGCCGGCAACCGCCAGAAGGAGATCTCGCAGTTCTATTGCGAGCTGGCCCAGGACGCGCTGGTGCGCATGCATCCGGAAGACGCCATGCCGCTGCTGGACAAGGCCGTGCAGGCCGACCGCAGCAGCGTGCGCGCCACCATCCTGGTCGGCGACGTGCAGCTGGCACAGGGCGATGTGGCAGGCGCGCTGGCCACCTGGCGCCGCGTCGAGCACCAGAGCGTGCCGCACACGGCCCTGCTGGCGCAGCGCCTGATGGACGGCTACCGCAAGCTGGGCAAGGCGGAAGAGGGCGTCAGCCTGCTCAAGTCCTATCTGGAACAGGCTTCCTCCATCGACTTGCTGGAAGTGGTGTTCAAGGCCGTCATCGAGCTTGATGGCGTGGAAGCGGCCAAGCAGCTGGTGGTCGCCGAGCTGCGCCGCACGCCGACCCTGCTCGGCCTCGACAAGCTGCTGGAAGCGCGCATGATGGATGCGCCGGCCAACGTGGTGTCCGAACTGTCCCTGGTGCAGAACCTGGTGCACAGCTACACCACGCGCCTGGCGCGCTACCAGTGCGGCCACTGCGGGTTCAAGGCGCGCCAGTTCTACTGGCATTGTCCGGGATGCAGCCGCTGGGATTCCTACCCGCCGCGCCGCAGCGAAGAATTGAATGTGATGAACTGA
- the aroA gene encoding 3-phosphoshikimate 1-carboxyvinyltransferase, translating to MTQTAYPEHLDLKPVPRVQGVVRLPGSKSISNRILLLAALAEGETRVVDLLASDDTQVMLAALRSLGVQWQEEAGEGGATVHRVLGANGSFPKRQADLFMGNAGTAIRPLTAALAVIGGDYKVHGVPRMHERPIGDLVDALNAVGAHIEYTGNPGYPPLHILSGEFKTRELSVRGNVSSQFLTALLMAAPLMARSAPVAIKVEGELISKPYIEITLNLMRRFGVKVEQDGWQAFNIPAGQCYQSPGTIHVEGDASSASYFMAAGAIGGGPVRVEGVGRNSIQGDVRFAQAMEQMGATITMGDNWIESSASGPLKAIDADFNHIPDAAMTIAVAALYAEGTSTLRNIASWRVKETDRIAAMATELRKLGATVEEGADYLRVTPPAVLKGAAIDTYDDHRMAMCFSLATLDGAVRRGAELRINDPKCVAKTFPEYFTAFAAIARKDSF from the coding sequence ATGACGCAAACCGCATACCCCGAACACCTTGACCTGAAACCCGTGCCGCGCGTGCAAGGCGTGGTGCGCCTGCCAGGTTCGAAGAGCATTTCCAACCGCATCCTGCTGCTGGCCGCCCTGGCCGAAGGCGAAACCCGCGTGGTCGATCTGCTGGCCTCGGACGATACCCAGGTCATGCTGGCGGCCCTGCGCTCGCTCGGCGTGCAATGGCAGGAAGAGGCGGGCGAGGGCGGCGCCACCGTGCACCGCGTGCTGGGCGCCAACGGCAGCTTCCCGAAACGCCAGGCCGATCTCTTCATGGGCAATGCCGGCACCGCCATCCGCCCGCTGACGGCGGCCCTGGCCGTGATCGGCGGCGATTACAAGGTGCATGGCGTGCCGCGGATGCATGAGCGCCCCATCGGCGATCTGGTCGATGCGCTCAACGCCGTCGGCGCGCACATCGAATACACCGGCAATCCCGGCTACCCGCCGCTGCACATCCTGAGCGGCGAATTCAAGACGCGCGAGCTGTCGGTGCGCGGCAATGTCTCCAGCCAGTTCCTGACCGCGCTGCTGATGGCCGCGCCGCTGATGGCGCGCAGCGCGCCGGTGGCCATCAAGGTGGAAGGCGAGCTGATTTCCAAGCCCTATATCGAGATCACCCTGAACCTGATGCGCCGCTTCGGCGTCAAGGTGGAGCAGGATGGCTGGCAAGCCTTCAACATCCCGGCCGGCCAGTGCTACCAGAGCCCCGGCACCATCCACGTCGAAGGCGACGCTTCCTCGGCCTCCTATTTCATGGCGGCCGGCGCGATTGGCGGCGGCCCGGTGCGGGTGGAAGGCGTGGGCCGCAACAGCATCCAGGGCGATGTGCGCTTCGCCCAGGCCATGGAACAGATGGGCGCCACTATCACCATGGGCGACAACTGGATCGAGTCCAGCGCCAGCGGGCCGCTGAAGGCCATCGACGCCGACTTCAACCACATTCCCGACGCGGCCATGACCATCGCCGTCGCGGCCCTGTACGCCGAAGGCACCAGCACGCTGCGCAATATCGCCAGCTGGCGCGTCAAGGAAACCGACCGCATCGCCGCCATGGCCACCGAGCTGCGCAAGCTGGGCGCCACGGTGGAAGAGGGCGCCGACTACCTGCGCGTGACGCCGCCCGCCGTGCTGAAAGGCGCCGCGATCGACACCTATGACGACCACCGCATGGCGATGTGCTTCTCGCTCGCCACGCTGGATGGCGCCGTGCGCCGCGGCGCCGAGCTGCGCATCAACGATCCGAAATGCGTGGCCAAGACTTTCCCCGAGTATTTCACCGCCTTCGCGGCCATCGCCCGCAAGGACAGCTTCTAA
- a CDS encoding prephenate dehydrogenase/arogenate dehydrogenase family protein has product MLNKVVIYGVGLIGGSFARALKKAGAVRHIVGMDRSRDALLRALELGIIDEVGSDASAAELAAVLSGADLVLLAAPVAQTERILTAILPHLGPDTVITDAGSTKSDVAAAAQRALGGSVARFVPGHPIAGRETNGPDAAIDDLYQGKKAVLTPLPHNPAAAVERVAAAWRACGAIIHTLTPEEHDKVFAAVSHLPHLLAYALVDDVARKPHADLLFQYAASGFRDFTRIAGSSPEMWRDISLANQAALLTELDAYLAQLTQIRASLAAGDGAVLEATYANAQRARRQWIEAIEAAETPQPQDLAE; this is encoded by the coding sequence GTGCTGAATAAAGTTGTCATCTACGGTGTTGGCCTGATCGGCGGCTCGTTCGCGCGCGCCCTGAAAAAGGCCGGCGCCGTGCGGCATATCGTCGGCATGGACCGCTCCCGGGATGCGCTGCTGCGCGCCCTGGAACTGGGCATCATCGATGAAGTCGGGAGCGATGCCTCGGCGGCCGAACTGGCGGCCGTGCTGTCCGGCGCCGACCTGGTGCTGCTGGCGGCGCCCGTGGCGCAGACCGAACGCATTCTGACTGCCATCCTGCCGCATCTGGGGCCGGACACCGTCATCACCGACGCCGGCAGCACCAAGAGCGATGTGGCGGCCGCCGCGCAGCGTGCCCTGGGCGGCAGCGTCGCCCGGTTCGTGCCTGGCCATCCGATCGCGGGCCGCGAAACCAATGGCCCCGATGCCGCCATCGACGATCTGTACCAGGGCAAGAAAGCCGTGCTCACGCCGCTGCCGCACAACCCGGCCGCCGCCGTCGAACGCGTGGCCGCCGCCTGGCGCGCCTGCGGCGCCATCATCCATACCCTGACGCCGGAAGAGCATGACAAGGTGTTCGCCGCCGTCAGCCATCTGCCGCATCTATTGGCTTATGCCCTGGTGGATGACGTGGCGCGCAAGCCGCATGCCGATCTGCTGTTCCAGTACGCCGCCAGCGGCTTTCGCGACTTCACCCGCATTGCCGGCAGCTCGCCCGAAATGTGGCGCGACATCAGCCTGGCCAACCAGGCCGCACTGCTGACCGAACTGGATGCCTATCTGGCACAATTGACGCAAATACGCGCCAGTCTCGCCGCCGGCGACGGCGCGGTCCTGGAAGCCACTTACGCCAACGCCCAGCGCGCGCGGCGCCAGTGGATCGAAGCTATCGAGGCGGCGGAAACGCCGCAGCCGCAAGACCTGGCCGAATGA